The sequence GATCGACCAGTTCGCCCCGCAGATCTCGTTCTTCTTCTACACCCACGGCGACTTCTTCGAAGAGATCGCGAAATACCGTGCGGGACGGCGGCTTTGGGCGACGATCGTGCGCGAACGCTACGGCGCGACGACGGACAAGGCGTCGATGTTCCGCTTCGGTTGCGTGTGCGGTGGTGCATCGCTGTATGCCCCGCAGGCGCAGAACAACCTGGTGCGGGTGGCCTACGAGGCGATGGCCGCCGTGCTGGGCGGTGTGCAGTCGATGTTCACCGCCGCGTGGGACGAGCCGTTCGCGCTCCCGAGCGAGGACTCCGCGACGCTCGCGCTGCGGACGCAGCAGGTCCTCGCCTACGAGACCGGCGTGGCGCGCGTCGCCGATCCGCTCGGCGGCTCCTACTTCGTCGAGGCGCTGACCGACGCGATGGAGGCCCGCGTCGTCGAGATCATGGACGACCTCGAGCGGCGCGGCGGGATGGTCGACGCCGTCGAGAGCGGATACCTGCAAGGTCTCGTCGCGGACGAGGCGTCCCGGGTGCAGCAGGCCGTGACGAGCGGCGAGCGACCGGTCGTCGGCGTGAACCTCTTCCCGACCGACGAGGCGCCGCCGGAGGTCGAGGGCTACGAGCTCGACGAGACCGGCCGGGCCCGCCAGCTCGAACGGCTCGCGGCGGTGAAGCGCACACGCTCGGCCGCCGACGTGCGCGCGTGCCTCGGCGCGCTGGCGAAGGCCGCCGCGCGCGACGACGACAACCTGATGCCGCATCTCGTCGAGTGCGCGAAGGCGTACTGCACGGTGGGGGAGATGGTCGACGTCCTCAAGGACGAGTGGGGCGAGTTCCAGCAGCCGACGGTGTTCTGATGCCGGTTCGCGTGCTCGTCGCCAAGCCCGGCCTCGACGGTCACGACCGGGGCGCCAAGCTCGTCGCGCGCGCGCTGCGGGACGCGGGGTTCGAGGTGATCTACCTCGGCATCCGTCAACGGCCGACGGCCATCGCGGCCATCGCGGTCCAGGAGGACGTGCAGGTCGTCGGGTTGAGCATCCTCAGCGGCGCGCACGTCGCGCTGACCGAGAAGACCGCGGCTGCGCTGCGCGACGCCGGGGCGGACGACGTGCTGCTCGTCGTCGGCGGCACGATCCCACAGCGCGACGTGGCCCGTCTCGAAGCCGCGGGCGCGGTTGCGGTGTACCCGACGGGCACGCCGCTCGAGACGGTGGTCGAGAGCCTGGAGACGCTGACGCGCGCGGCGCGCACCTCGTGACGAACATGCCGCGACGCGGCGCCGGGCCGCGCCGTCGGAGAGGGCCTACAGCCTGCCCTCGCGCAGCAGCGCGCGGACGCGGAACTTCTGGACCTTGCCCGACGGCGTGCGCGGGAAGTCGCGCACCGCGTGCAGCTCCTCGGGCCACTTCTGCCGGGCCAGCCCGGCCGCCGCGAGGTGCGCGCGCACCTCGTCGAGCGTCGGCGCGCGCATCCCGTCGTGGAGCCGGAACACCGCAGCGGCGTGCTCGCCGAGCCGGGCGTCGGGCGCCGCGACGACCGCGATCTCCGCGATCGCGTCGAGTCCCATCATGAGCTCCTCGATCTCCTGCGCGCTGATGTTCTCGCCGCCGCGGATGATGACGTCGGACACGCGGTCGGTGATCGTGAGGTACCCGTCGTCGTCGAGGACACCGACGTCGCCGGTCCGGTACCAGCCGTCGTCGTCGAACATCTGCGCGGTCAGCGCAGCGTCGGTGTAGCCGACGCAGCAATCGGGCCCGCGGCTGACGATCTCGCCGTCGTCCTCGAGCCGGACCTCCACGCCCGGGAGCGCCCGACCGTCGGTCGTGAGGCGCTTCGTCTCGGGCTCCGCGAGCAGGCAACCCGTGATCGACGGGTGCTCGGTGCTGCCGTACGAGCGGAACGCGTCGATCCCGAGTCGCTTCAGGCGCTCCATGACCGCGACGGGAACCGGTGAGCCGCCGAGGCCGGCGAACGGCATGAGCGCGAGGTGCTCGTCCGTGAAGTCGGGATGATCGAGGAGGCTCGTGAGGAAGTACGTCGCGCCGCCGCTCACGCCGAGGCCCTCCTCCTTCATCATCCGGAGGATCTCGCCCGGGTCCCACACGTCGACGAGGTTGACGGGCCGGTCGCGCAGCAGGGGCACCAGGAACGCGTTCACCATGCCGATGAAGTGACCCACCGGCGCGCCGGTGATCTGCGGCGGTCCGCCCTTGGGGAACATCCAGTCGAGCTGGCGGGTCTCGCACGCGATCGTGCGGTGCGTGTGGACGACGCCCTTCGGGTCGCGCGTCGTCCCCGAGGTGAACGCGACGATCGCGGGTGCGTCGGGGTCGACGGCGGACGGCGCGCGTACGGGGTCGGCGTCGAGCGCAGTCGTGAACGCGGTCGCGCGGGCCGGCAGGTCGCGCGTGACGGCGTCGCCCGCGACGAGCCACAGCGGAGCGCCGTCGCGCGCGAGGAGCTCGTCGTAGATCGCGAGATGGTCGACGTGACCGAACCGGTCCGCGGTGACGACGACGTCGGGCGCGGTGGCGCGCAGGATGTACTCGACCTCCTTCGCGCCGTAGAAGTGCACGACCGGGACGACGATCGCGCCGAGGTACGCGGCGGCCCAGAACGTGATGCCGGCCTCGACCCAGTTCGGGAGCTGGAACACGACGACGTCGCCGGGCCCGACGCCGCGCGCCTGCAAGGTCGCGGCGAGCGACCGTGCGGCCCGGTCGACGTCCGCGAAGGTCCCGGTCCACGGGTGCACGTCGGAGCGGACCCGGAACGCGCACCCGCCCATCGTGTCGAGGCCGCGCTCGACCATCGTCCCGAGCGTCGTGTCGTCCCACCATCCCGCGTCGCGATAGCGCTGCGCGAGCTCCGACGGGACCGGTCGCCGCTTCCAGTCCGTCACGTCGGTCGCTCACCCCCGTTCCGTTCTGTGAAGCGTGACGGCCGCATGGTGGCCGCTTCGCTTCCCAGAAGCTCGGCGAGGACCTCCGCGGTGTGCGCGCCGACGTCCGCCCCGGCCCACCGGATGCGGCCCGGGGTCCGCGACAGGCGTGGCACGACGTCCGCCATCGCGACGTCGCGGTCGAGCACGGCGTCGTGCACGCGCCGGATCGTCTCGCGCGCGAGGTATTGCGGGTCCTCGAGCATGTCGGGCGCACGGTAGATGAGCCCGTGCGGCACGGCCGCGCGCTCCAACGTCGCGTCGATCGTCTCGAAGTCGAGCGTGCGGGTCCACGAGGCGACGATGTCGTCGAGCTCGTCCATCCGCTCACCGCGCGCGACGTGGGTCGCGTAGCGCGGATCGGTCGCGAGCTCGGGCTGTCCCATCGCCTCCGCCAGCCGCGTGAAGATCGCGTCGGCGTTCGCGGCGATCATCACGCTGCGGCCGTCGCCGGTCGGATACGCGTTCGACGGCGCGACTCCCGGCAGGGTCCCGCCGGTGCGCGTGCGCACCGCGCCGGTCAGCTCGTAGTCGGCGACGAGCGACTCCATCAACGCGAACACCGCTTCGTACAGCGCGACGTCGACGAGCTGGCCGACGCCGTCACGCTCCGCCGCCCGCAGCGCCACGACCGTTCCGAACGCCGCGAACAGGCCCGCGATCTGGTCCCCGAGCGAGACGGCGGCGCGTGCCGGCGGACGGTCGGGTGACCCGGTGAGCTCGCGCAGCCCGCCCATCGCCTCGCCGATGCTGCCGAAGCCCCGCTCGCCGGCGCGCGGACCGGTCTGGCCGAACCCGGAGACGCGCGTCATCACGAGACGGGGGTTCTCGGCGCTCAGGTCGTCGTAGCCGAGCCCCCACTGCTCGAGGCGGCCGGGAGCGAAGTTCTCGAGCACGACGTCGCACGTCAGCGCGAGGCGGCGGACGAGCGCGCGGGCGTCGTCGTCGCGCAGGTCGAGCGCGACGAGCCGCTTGTTGCGCGCGAGCGTCGACCACCAGATGCTGCGGCCGTCGAGCAGCACACCCCACCGCCGCATCGGGTCGCCCTCGCCGGGCGTCTCGACCTTGATCACCTCGGCGCCCATGTCGGCGAGCAGCTGGCCGGCGAAGGGGCCGGCGACGAAGCTGCCGAGCTCCAGCACCCGGATGCCGGTCAGCGGCGGGTCGTGGTCCACCGTCACGACTCCCGGGAGACGAACGGGTAGATGCGCGTGAAGTCGGCGCCCGGCTCCGCCGCGGCGAACTGCTCCCACACCGACGCGGTCGCCGTGCCGAGCGACGACGGCCCGGCGCGCTCCGCGACCGCGCCGAGATAGAGCGCGAGATCCTTCGCCATCAGCGTGCTCGTGAAGCCCGACGCGTAGCGACCGGTCAGGACGTGGTTCGGGAACTTGTCCTCGGTCGCCGCGCTCCGCCCGCTCGCATCGTTCAGCACGTCGAGCATCGTCGCCATGTCGAGGCCGACCGACGTGCCGAACGCGACTGCCTCGCTCGTCGCGGCGAGCGCCGTCGCGGACAGGAAGTTGTTGGCGAGCTTCATCGCCTGGGCCAACCCGGGCCGGTCGCCGACGCGGCGTCGCCGGTCGCTCAGGCCCGCGAGGACCGGCTCGACACGCGCGCACGCGTCGTCGCAGCCCGCGTACATCACGGTCAGCGTGCGTGCTCGTGCGCCGGCGACGCCGCCCGACACCGGCGCGTCGACGTACGCGACGCCGTCGTCGGCGAGCAGCGCGCTCACGCGCTCGGCGGCGCGCACCCCGATCGTCGACGTGTCGACGACGTCGGTGGTGCGACGGCCGCCCGTCGCGACGATCGCGCGCGCCACCTGCTCGGACGCGGCGCCGTCCGGCAGGCTGAGCACCACGACGTCCGCGCCGCGCGCGACGGCGGCGACGCCGTCCACGAACGTCACCCCTTCGGGTGCGCGCTCCGCGCCGGCGGCGTCGTACGCGACGACGGCGTGCTCGGACGCGACGAGGTTCGCGGCGAGCGCGCGGCCCATGTTGCCGAGACCGACGCAGCCGACCGTCCCGTCCACCCGCGCGCTCACCCCCGTTGTGCGCGCACCGCGGTGACCGCCCGTCGTGCCGAGACGCCCGCCGGGCCGCCGCAGTACGCCGCGATCTGGAACAGCAGCTCGTCGACCTCGGCGTCGGTCACGCCCGCGCGCGTCGACGCGGCGACGTGGATCCGGAACTCCTCCATCCGTCCGAGCGCGGCGGTCATCGCCATCACGAGCAAGCTGCGGTCGCGCGTGCTGAGCGGCCCGCCCCGCGCCCAGACGCCCCACGCCATCGACGTGATGTAGTCCTGGAACTCGGCCGCGGCTCCCTCGACATCCGTCACCCGGTCGACGTACTCGTCGCCGAGCACGGCGCGCCGGGCGGCATACGCGCGTTGCAGGGCGTCGTCGTCCGTCATGTCAGAGGGAGCCGTCGAACGACGCGAGGAACGCGCGCGTGCGCTGCATCGACGCGATCAGCTCGTCGCGACCGCGGCCGATCGGCACGATGCGCAGGGACAGGTCGGTCACACCGGCGTCGGCGAACGCCCGGAACCGCTTCTCGATGGTCGACTCGCTCCCCGCCGCGAGGATGTCGCCGACCTCGCGCGCGTCCCCGTGCTCGAGCAGCCGCTGGTAGTTCGGTGACACCTCGGCCTCGGCGAGGATCCGGTTGGTCCGCGCGATCGCGGCCTCGACCTCGTCGTCGCCGCACAGGCAGACCGGGATGCCCGCGACGACCCGCGGCGCCGATCGGCCCGCGGCGTCGGCCGCGCGCGTGATCGTCGGGACGACGTGTGACGCGATCGCCTTCTCGTCCGCCATCCACAGGATCGTGCCGTCGGTACGCTCGCCCGCGAGGCGCAGCATCACGGGACCGAGCGCGGCGAGCAGCACGGGTGTGGGCGTGACGTCGGTGATGTCGAGCGGGTTGTGGACCCGGAAGTGATCGTTCTCGACGTCGACCGTGCCCGGCCCGGCCAGCGCGGCGTCCAGCACGTCGAGGTAGTCGCGCATCGTCGCGACGGGCTTGTCGTACGGGAGGCCGAGCATGTCCTCGACGACCCAGTGGTGCGAGACGCCCAGCCCCAGCGAGAGGCGACCGCCGCACACGGCTTGCGTCGCAAGCGCCTGCTGCGCGAGCGCGATGGGGTGGCGGGGCTGGATCGGGACGACCGCGGTGCCGATCTCGATGCGGCTCGTCTGCTCGCCGACGAGCGTGACGGCCGTGAGGGCGTCGAAGTCGTCGGGGATCTGGGGGATCCACACCGACGCGAAGCCGGCCTCCTCGGCCCACCGACCGTCGGCGCGCAACCGCTCCACCTTGGTGGCGTAGCGTCCCCGTTCGGGGCCGATCATGACGCCGACGCGCATCCCGCGGCCTCCCGGTCGGTACCGCGAGAACCCTACTCTTGCCGAGCGATAATGTCACTTCCGCACGGGCGGCGAGCGAGGAGACGGCGATGACCGCGACGGAGCCGGACGTCTACTACGACCCGTACGACTTCGAGATCGACTCGAACCCGTACCCGATCTGGAAGCGCCTGCGCGACGAGCAGCCGCTGTACCACAACGACCGCTACGGCTTCTTCGCGCTCAGCCGCTTCGAGGACGTCGAGCGGGCGTCGCTCGACTGGCGCACCTACAGCTCCGCGCGCGGCACCGTCCTCGAGCTCATCAAGAGCAGCATGGAGATCCCTCCCGGCTCGATCATCTTCGAGGACCCGCCCACCCACGACCTCCATCGCGGGCTGCTGTCGCGCGTGTTCACGCCACGGCGCGTCGCGGAGCTCGAGCCGAAGATCCGCGAGTTCTGCGCGCGCGCACTCGATCCACTCGTCGGTGCGGGCGGGTTCGACTTCATCCGCGACCTCGGCGCGCAGATGCCGATGCGGACCATCGGCATGCTGCTCGGCATCCCCGAGACCGACCAGGAGGCCATCCGCGACCGCATCGACGACGGTCTGCGGCTGACCGAAGGCGAGATGCCCGACTTCGAGGCGCAGTACGGCAGCGGATTCGATCAGGGCAACGTGTTCGCCGAGTACATCGACTGGCGCGCGAAGCACCCGTCCGACGATCTCATGACACAGCTCCTCCAAGCCGAGTACGACGACGTCGACGGGCAGAAGAAGCGGCTGACCCGCGACGAGGTCCTCAACTACGTGAACCTCCTCGCCGGCGCGGGCAACGAGACGACGACCCGCCTCATCGGCTGGACGGGCAAGGTGCTCGCCGACCACCCGGAGCAGCGACGCGAGCTGGTCGATGACCGCAGCCTCGTGCCGAACGCGATCGAGGAGATCCTGCGCTACGAGTCGCCCTCACCGGTCCAGGCCCGCTTCGTGACGAAGGACGTCGAGCACCACGGCCGGACCGTCCCGGCCGGGAGCGTGATGCTCCTGCTGACGGCGTCGGGCAACCGCGACGACCGCAAGTTCCCGGACGGCGACCGCTTCGACATCCACCGCACGATCGACCACCACCTCGCGTTCGGCTACGGCATCCACTTCTGCCTGGGTGCCGCGCTCGCCCGCATGGAGGGGCGCGTCGCGCTCGACGAGGTCCTGCAGCGGTTCCCGACGTGGGAGGTCGACCGCGTCAACGCGGTGCAGGCGCGCACGTCGACCGTGCGGGGCTGGGAGCGCCTCCCCGTCCTCACGTCCTGACCACCAGCGCTTCTGTGAAGCCTCAGACACACGACGTGTGGATGACGCTTCACAGAACGGAGGCGGGGTGGGGTCAGATCGCGGGGGCCGCGACCTCGTCGAAGCTCGACGCTCCGCTGTCGGGCACGCGGGGCTGGCGCCACACCTCGACGGGGAACGACACCGTGACGAGCGCGCAGTACAGCCACATCAGCCGGTACGCCTCCTCCGGCATCGCGTCGAGCGCGAACTGGTCGAGGTAGGAGAGGGCCTCCTCGAAGCACGGGAACGCTGCGTCGTAGAACGCCTGCAGCTCCGCCATCGTGCTCGCGATCCGCTTGTCGTAGCGCTCGCGCTCGGTCGGCAGCGCCCAGCCCGCGAACGGCTCGAGCGACGCGAACTGCTCGGGGAACGTCATGGCGTCTTCACCTGCCGCTGGTAGTCCTCGACGTACTCGCGCGCGGTGTGGTGCAGGAGGCGGAGCAGGACCTCCTGGTCGTTGAGCGGGAACGTCTTCACCGGCGTGCGCGCCTCGAGCATCGACTGCGTCGCCTCGAGCGTGTTGCCGTCCTGCAGCGCGTACTCCTTGAACGTGACGACGGCGAGCTCCTGCGCGATCCGCTCGCGCGCGCTCTTCGGCGGCGCGAAGTAGCACGTCCCCTCGAAGATGTGCGTGTTGTACGACGTCGGCCAGTAGTGGTACGTGAGCACCCAGTTCGGCTTCCAGATCAGGAGCATGAAGTTCGGGAAGAACAGGAACGAGTCCATGCCCCACGCCTTGTGCCGCGCGGGGTTCAGGCCGGGAGGTAGCTCGTCGAGGCCGATGTCGGGCGCGTCCCACGGGCCGAACAGACCGCTGCGCAACACGCGCTCGATCGGCTTCACCATGTCGAGGTCCTTCGGTGGCGACATGCCGCCCCACGACGACACCATGCCGTGCGGTCCGTCGATGCCGTACGCGAGCGCCTCGTATCCGTACTCCTGCAGCTTCGACGACTCGTCGGACACGGCCTGTTTCGCGTGCAGCACGGGTGCGTGGTAGAACTCGGTGAAGGCGTCGATGAAGAGCTTCCAGTTCGCGCCGATCTCGGCGCGGTACTTGTGCACCTGCGTCAGCTCGTGGAACGGGTACCCCTCGAGACCCTTGCCGAGCTCACCGAGGTACTCGCGCAGCGGCGTGGTGTTCGCGTCGTCGAGGTTGACGAAGATCCATCCCTCCCACACCTCGCACTGCACCGACGCGAGCGAGTAGTCGGCCTTGTCGAGGTCGAAGAACTCCTGCTCCTGTTGCACGAACGTGCACTGGCCGTCGAGCGCGTAGCGCCAACCGTGGTACTTGCACGTGAACTGGCGGCAGAACCCGCTCGTCTCCTCGCGCGGGTAGTCCTGCCACACGAGCTTGTTGCCGCGGTGACGGCAGATGTTGTGGAACGCGCGGATCTCGTCGTCCATGCCCCGCACGACGACCACGGACGTGCGCGCCGCGTCGAGCTCCTTCGTGAAGTAGCTGCCCTTCCGGGTCAGCTGCTCGACGCGCCCGACGTTCAGCCACGTGCGGCCGAAGATCGCGTCGCGCTCGAGCTCGTAGAACTCGGGCGACGTCGAGTCGGCGTACGACACCGGCGCGGTCCCGAGCTCGGGGTAGTGCGCAGTCCAGCTGCCCTCGTCCGGCTTGGTGAAGTGCGGCATGCGGGTGTCCTCCGCTCGTGTCGACACGGGACGATAACACGGATCTCGACGTACGAGAAGCCGGTTTCCGGCTCGTCCGCTAGGGGTCCGGGAGGGTGGGCGCGGGGACGGACGCCAGCTCCGGGTCGAGCTCGAGGCCGAGGCTGTTGAAGACCATGGCCAGGCACGTGTACGTGCCGACGACGTACACGAGCTCGACGAGGCGCCGCTCGTCCAGGTGCTCGGCGAGCCGCGTCCAGGTGTCGTCCGCGATCCGGTAGCCGTCGATCAGCTCGTCGGTCGCGGTCAGGACGTCCCGCTCGATCGCGCTCCACCCGTCGTCCTGCGCGCCACGCGCGATCGCGTCGATCTCGTCGGCGGTGATGCCGACCCGTTCCGCCATGCGGACGTGCTGCACCCACTCGTAGCGCGAGCGCGTCCGCCACGCGACGCGCAACACCGCGAGCTCGCGCAGGCGCGGCTCGAGCGCGGGATCGAACAGCAGGACGCCGTTGTACGCGAGGAACCTGCGAGCGAGACGGGGGTGGTGCATGAGCGTCGTCAGTGCGTTCGGCGCGCGCTGTGCGTCGGGACCGTCGGTGAAGAACCGGTCCGTCACCTGCTTCCCGAAGCCGGCCTCGAACGCGGCGCGGACGTCGTCGTCCCAGCGCTCGCGCGGCAGAGGCGGGATGCGTTGCCGACCGCTGGGGGTCACAGGTACCAGCCGCCGTTCACGTTCAGTGCCTGCCCGGTGATGTACCCGGCCTGTTCCGAGCACAGGAACGCGCACGCGGCCGCGATGTCGTCGGGCGTGCCGGCCCGGCGGACGGGTGTGCGCGCCGCGACCGCGTCGATGCTGGGCAGGTCGCCGCGCTGCTCCGCGCGCCGGGCCATCGGCGTGTCGATGAAGCCGGGCGGGATCGTGTTGACGGTGATGCCGTGGGGCGCGAGCTCGAGCGCGAGCGCTTTCGTGAGCCCGATGACGCCGCCCTTCGACGCGACGTAGTGCGCCATGCGTGTCGTACCGGATTGCGCGCTCGACGACGAGATCGTGACGATCCGTCCCCACTGCGCCGCCAGCATGTCGGGGACCGCGAGCTGGATGCAGTGGAAGGTCCCCGTGAGGTTGACCGCGAGCATCCGCTCCCATGCCTCGACGGTGATGTCGGTGAACGGGCGGAACTCGTCGAAGCCCGCGCTCGTCACGACGATCTCGACCGGGCCGAGCTCGGCCCGCACCTTGCGGAGCGCGTCGTCGACGGCGGCGCGGTCGGTGACGTCGACCTGCGCGCCGACCGCCTGCGCGCCCGTCGCGCCGAGGTCGTCCGCGGCGCGCTGGACACCGTCGCCGTCGAGGTCGAGCAGCGCGACGCGGTGACCGGCGCCCGCGAGGTGGCGCCCGACGGCGAGTCCCATGCCCGAGGCGGCCCCGGTGACGACGGCGACGCGGCCCATGTCTCTCTCCTCGTCCGCGGTTCGCGAGGGCGGCGAGTATGGACGATCGGTGGGCGCGCGGCAAAGCCGGTCTCCCGTGGCGAGAACCCGGTTGCCGGCTCACGCGTCGTAGTCGACGACCGCCTCGGTGCTCTGCGGGAGCGACTGGCACGTGAGGACC comes from Acidimicrobiia bacterium and encodes:
- a CDS encoding LLM class F420-dependent oxidoreductase encodes the protein MRVGVMIGPERGRYATKVERLRADGRWAEEAGFASVWIPQIPDDFDALTAVTLVGEQTSRIEIGTAVVPIQPRHPIALAQQALATQAVCGGRLSLGLGVSHHWVVEDMLGLPYDKPVATMRDYLDVLDAALAGPGTVDVENDHFRVHNPLDITDVTPTPVLLAALGPVMLRLAGERTDGTILWMADEKAIASHVVPTITRAADAAGRSAPRVVAGIPVCLCGDDEVEAAIARTNRILAEAEVSPNYQRLLEHGDAREVGDILAAGSESTIEKRFRAFADAGVTDLSLRIVPIGRGRDELIASMQRTRAFLASFDGSL
- a CDS encoding carboxymuconolactone decarboxylase family protein → MTPSGRQRIPPLPRERWDDDVRAAFEAGFGKQVTDRFFTDGPDAQRAPNALTTLMHHPRLARRFLAYNGVLLFDPALEPRLRELAVLRVAWRTRSRYEWVQHVRMAERVGITADEIDAIARGAQDDGWSAIERDVLTATDELIDGYRIADDTWTRLAEHLDERRLVELVYVVGTYTCLAMVFNSLGLELDPELASVPAPTLPDP
- a CDS encoding cytochrome P450 — its product is MTATEPDVYYDPYDFEIDSNPYPIWKRLRDEQPLYHNDRYGFFALSRFEDVERASLDWRTYSSARGTVLELIKSSMEIPPGSIIFEDPPTHDLHRGLLSRVFTPRRVAELEPKIREFCARALDPLVGAGGFDFIRDLGAQMPMRTIGMLLGIPETDQEAIRDRIDDGLRLTEGEMPDFEAQYGSGFDQGNVFAEYIDWRAKHPSDDLMTQLLQAEYDDVDGQKKRLTRDEVLNYVNLLAGAGNETTTRLIGWTGKVLADHPEQRRELVDDRSLVPNAIEEILRYESPSPVQARFVTKDVEHHGRTVPAGSVMLLLTASGNRDDRKFPDGDRFDIHRTIDHHLAFGYGIHFCLGAALARMEGRVALDEVLQRFPTWEVDRVNAVQARTSTVRGWERLPVLTS
- a CDS encoding CaiB/BaiF CoA-transferase family protein; the protein is MDHDPPLTGIRVLELGSFVAGPFAGQLLADMGAEVIKVETPGEGDPMRRWGVLLDGRSIWWSTLARNKRLVALDLRDDDARALVRRLALTCDVVLENFAPGRLEQWGLGYDDLSAENPRLVMTRVSGFGQTGPRAGERGFGSIGEAMGGLRELTGSPDRPPARAAVSLGDQIAGLFAAFGTVVALRAAERDGVGQLVDVALYEAVFALMESLVADYELTGAVRTRTGGTLPGVAPSNAYPTGDGRSVMIAANADAIFTRLAEAMGQPELATDPRYATHVARGERMDELDDIVASWTRTLDFETIDATLERAAVPHGLIYRAPDMLEDPQYLARETIRRVHDAVLDRDVAMADVVPRLSRTPGRIRWAGADVGAHTAEVLAELLGSEAATMRPSRFTERNGGERPT
- a CDS encoding aromatic ring-hydroxylating dioxygenase subunit alpha; its protein translation is MPHFTKPDEGSWTAHYPELGTAPVSYADSTSPEFYELERDAIFGRTWLNVGRVEQLTRKGSYFTKELDAARTSVVVVRGMDDEIRAFHNICRHRGNKLVWQDYPREETSGFCRQFTCKYHGWRYALDGQCTFVQQEQEFFDLDKADYSLASVQCEVWEGWIFVNLDDANTTPLREYLGELGKGLEGYPFHELTQVHKYRAEIGANWKLFIDAFTEFYHAPVLHAKQAVSDESSKLQEYGYEALAYGIDGPHGMVSSWGGMSPPKDLDMVKPIERVLRSGLFGPWDAPDIGLDELPPGLNPARHKAWGMDSFLFFPNFMLLIWKPNWVLTYHYWPTSYNTHIFEGTCYFAPPKSARERIAQELAVVTFKEYALQDGNTLEATQSMLEARTPVKTFPLNDQEVLLRLLHHTAREYVEDYQRQVKTP
- a CDS encoding AMP-binding protein — encoded protein: MTDWKRRPVPSELAQRYRDAGWWDDTTLGTMVERGLDTMGGCAFRVRSDVHPWTGTFADVDRAARSLAATLQARGVGPGDVVVFQLPNWVEAGITFWAAAYLGAIVVPVVHFYGAKEVEYILRATAPDVVVTADRFGHVDHLAIYDELLARDGAPLWLVAGDAVTRDLPARATAFTTALDADPVRAPSAVDPDAPAIVAFTSGTTRDPKGVVHTHRTIACETRQLDWMFPKGGPPQITGAPVGHFIGMVNAFLVPLLRDRPVNLVDVWDPGEILRMMKEEGLGVSGGATYFLTSLLDHPDFTDEHLALMPFAGLGGSPVPVAVMERLKRLGIDAFRSYGSTEHPSITGCLLAEPETKRLTTDGRALPGVEVRLEDDGEIVSRGPDCCVGYTDAALTAQMFDDDGWYRTGDVGVLDDDGYLTITDRVSDVIIRGGENISAQEIEELMMGLDAIAEIAVVAAPDARLGEHAAAVFRLHDGMRAPTLDEVRAHLAAAGLARQKWPEELHAVRDFPRTPSGKVQKFRVRALLREGRL
- a CDS encoding methylmalonyl-CoA mutase family protein, which codes for IDQFAPQISFFFYTHGDFFEEIAKYRAGRRLWATIVRERYGATTDKASMFRFGCVCGGASLYAPQAQNNLVRVAYEAMAAVLGGVQSMFTAAWDEPFALPSEDSATLALRTQQVLAYETGVARVADPLGGSYFVEALTDAMEARVVEIMDDLERRGGMVDAVESGYLQGLVADEASRVQQAVTSGERPVVGVNLFPTDEAPPEVEGYELDETGRARQLERLAAVKRTRSAADVRACLGALAKAAARDDDNLMPHLVECAKAYCTVGEMVDVLKDEWGEFQQPTVF
- a CDS encoding cobalamin B12-binding domain-containing protein encodes the protein MPVRVLVAKPGLDGHDRGAKLVARALRDAGFEVIYLGIRQRPTAIAAIAVQEDVQVVGLSILSGAHVALTEKTAAALRDAGADDVLLVVGGTIPQRDVARLEAAGAVAVYPTGTPLETVVESLETLTRAARTS
- a CDS encoding NAD(P)-dependent oxidoreductase, encoding MDGTVGCVGLGNMGRALAANLVASEHAVVAYDAAGAERAPEGVTFVDGVAAVARGADVVVLSLPDGAASEQVARAIVATGGRRTTDVVDTSTIGVRAAERVSALLADDGVAYVDAPVSGGVAGARARTLTVMYAGCDDACARVEPVLAGLSDRRRRVGDRPGLAQAMKLANNFLSATALAATSEAVAFGTSVGLDMATMLDVLNDASGRSAATEDKFPNHVLTGRYASGFTSTLMAKDLALYLGAVAERAGPSSLGTATASVWEQFAAAEPGADFTRIYPFVSRES
- a CDS encoding carboxymuconolactone decarboxylase family protein is translated as MTDDDALQRAYAARRAVLGDEYVDRVTDVEGAAAEFQDYITSMAWGVWARGGPLSTRDRSLLVMAMTAALGRMEEFRIHVAASTRAGVTDAEVDELLFQIAAYCGGPAGVSARRAVTAVRAQRG
- a CDS encoding SDR family NAD(P)-dependent oxidoreductase, coding for MGRVAVVTGAASGMGLAVGRHLAGAGHRVALLDLDGDGVQRAADDLGATGAQAVGAQVDVTDRAAVDDALRKVRAELGPVEIVVTSAGFDEFRPFTDITVEAWERMLAVNLTGTFHCIQLAVPDMLAAQWGRIVTISSSSAQSGTTRMAHYVASKGGVIGLTKALALELAPHGITVNTIPPGFIDTPMARRAEQRGDLPSIDAVAARTPVRRAGTPDDIAAACAFLCSEQAGYITGQALNVNGGWYL